One Vibrio sp. CDRSL-10 TSBA genomic region harbors:
- the ygfZ gene encoding tRNA-modifying protein YgfZ → MNWKNTFAPLRVKPTDALPDLMLTHLDNWGAITAVGADKKSYLQGQVTCDVVSLQTQQSTFGAHCDAKGKVWSVFRLFHHHDGYAMFQPVSAIEAELRELKKYAIFSKIELTQSQDVALGVMGNGADAYINTLSDSEGDVRAIEGGTAVRVSALRWLLLLSEDHAAQLVSQSEAVKTDATLWTRFDIEEAIPVIERSEQSEHIPQAVNVQALGGISFSKGCYTGQETVARAKYRGINKRAMYIVRGDVNEPLSTDEAQQMERSVGDNWRSAGHLMTHYTFSDNSAIGLIVLPNNLEDGTELRLTAQPNTRWVIEALPYSLDDE, encoded by the coding sequence ATGAACTGGAAAAACACATTTGCTCCGCTGCGCGTCAAACCAACTGATGCTCTGCCAGACCTGATGCTGACCCATCTGGATAACTGGGGGGCGATTACTGCCGTTGGTGCGGATAAAAAAAGCTACCTGCAAGGTCAGGTGACCTGCGATGTGGTATCGCTGCAAACCCAACAATCTACCTTCGGCGCACATTGCGATGCCAAAGGCAAGGTGTGGTCGGTATTTCGTCTGTTCCATCACCATGATGGTTACGCGATGTTTCAACCTGTATCGGCCATTGAAGCGGAACTGCGCGAACTGAAAAAATACGCGATTTTCTCCAAGATCGAACTGACGCAAAGCCAGGACGTGGCTCTGGGCGTCATGGGCAACGGCGCTGACGCCTACATTAATACCCTGAGTGACAGCGAAGGTGACGTCCGTGCCATCGAAGGCGGAACGGCGGTTCGGGTCAGCGCCCTGCGCTGGTTACTGCTGCTGAGCGAAGATCACGCAGCACAACTGGTCAGCCAAAGTGAAGCGGTCAAAACAGATGCAACCCTGTGGACCCGTTTTGATATCGAAGAAGCGATTCCGGTCATTGAACGCTCTGAGCAGAGCGAACATATTCCGCAGGCAGTCAATGTGCAGGCATTAGGCGGCATCAGTTTCAGTAAAGGCTGCTATACCGGCCAGGAAACCGTTGCCCGGGCAAAATATCGTGGCATCAACAAACGGGCGATGTACATAGTGCGCGGTGATGTGAATGAGCCGCTGTCTACTGATGAAGCACAGCAGATGGAACGCTCGGTGGGTGACAACTGGCGCAGTGCCGGCCACCTGATGACGCATTACACCTTCTCGGATAACAGCGCCATCGGCCTGATTGTCCTGCCCAATAATCTTGAGGACGGTACTGAGTTACGCCTGACCGCTCAACCGAATACGCGCTGGGTCATTGAAGCCCTGCCTTATTCTTTAGATGATGAATAA
- a CDS encoding DUF1107 domain-containing protein — MRLFKRYTPGMIAKHVSRLFKGRIYIYGVGKFEFDNGKLILPERAEPRHYQTVKEVNQEIMRLRCAYA; from the coding sequence ATGAGACTGTTTAAGCGCTATACACCAGGTATGATAGCTAAACATGTTAGTCGTCTTTTTAAAGGTCGAATCTATATCTACGGTGTAGGTAAGTTCGAATTTGATAACGGTAAGCTTATCTTGCCGGAGCGTGCTGAGCCGCGCCACTACCAGACCGTGAAAGAGGTCAACCAGGAAATTATGCGCTTGCGCTGCGCCTATGCATAA
- a CDS encoding sigma-E factor negative regulatory protein produces MADKEKLSALMDGELVDKLLIQELASDKDSLDTWKNYHLIGDVMRGEAPERPEWNIAERVALALENEPAHTLHHAAHSNITQLDQVRIEEQPQPKQARRQLPGWLSQFGQVAVAACVSLAVIIGVQQYGGSDSAGAQDQQLPVLQTIPFSGSAEPVSLTRDSMERHSSEANVQETAPSCECFAARL; encoded by the coding sequence ATGGCTGACAAAGAAAAACTTTCAGCGCTCATGGATGGAGAGCTGGTCGATAAGCTGCTAATTCAGGAATTAGCCAGCGACAAGGACAGTCTCGATACGTGGAAGAATTACCACCTGATTGGTGATGTAATGCGTGGCGAGGCACCTGAACGACCAGAGTGGAATATCGCTGAAAGGGTTGCCCTGGCGTTGGAAAACGAACCTGCGCACACCCTGCATCACGCTGCTCATTCCAATATTACCCAGCTTGACCAAGTCCGGATCGAAGAACAGCCGCAGCCGAAACAGGCGCGTCGTCAGCTTCCGGGCTGGTTGTCCCAGTTTGGTCAGGTCGCGGTGGCGGCTTGTGTCTCTTTAGCGGTAATCATTGGTGTTCAACAATATGGCGGCAGTGACAGCGCAGGCGCGCAGGATCAGCAATTGCCTGTACTACAGACCATCCCGTTTTCCGGCAGTGCTGAACCAGTCAGTCTGACCCGTGACTCGATGGAAAGACACAGTTCGGAAGCGAATGTGCAGGAAACAGCGCCGTCGTGTGAATGCTTTGCTGCAAGACTATGA
- the ubiH gene encoding 2-octaprenyl-6-methoxyphenyl hydroxylase, whose amino-acid sequence MSVNEAHCFDVIIAGGAMAGATLALALDKLSHGRLSVAVVEAYQPDHDQHPGFDARSIALSHGTVQILTSLGLWQTIAPVASPISHIHVSDRGHAGMTDISKDKLAIDALGYVVELADVGRLYAGLIEQSAAIRLFCPSSVTSVVRQHNQVEVTLNSGEHLQAKMLVAADGAVSTCCEQVGMALAEHDFGQVAVIANVVASEAHQGRAFERFTEHGPVALLPMRDNRLSLVWCLPPQLAEQVMALDDAAFMAQLQQAFGWRLGAFVKAGKRSAYPLLLRHREQNVSHRFAIVGNAAQTLHPIAGQGFNLGIRDVASLAEELTRGDELGSYAQLHRFSQRRAADRQHTITLTSALVHLFSNDLLALRIGRNLGLAAMDNLPLLKSPLLRRTLGVVNR is encoded by the coding sequence GTGTCAGTGAACGAGGCGCACTGTTTTGATGTGATTATCGCCGGTGGTGCGATGGCGGGCGCAACCCTGGCTCTGGCCCTGGACAAGCTCAGTCATGGCCGCTTATCCGTGGCGGTGGTAGAAGCATATCAGCCAGATCATGACCAGCATCCCGGGTTTGACGCCCGTTCGATTGCGCTGTCACATGGTACGGTACAGATTTTAACCTCGTTGGGCCTGTGGCAGACCATTGCCCCGGTCGCCTCACCGATTTCACATATTCATGTGTCGGATCGTGGTCATGCCGGTATGACCGACATCAGCAAGGATAAGCTCGCTATTGATGCCCTCGGGTATGTGGTTGAACTGGCGGATGTGGGCCGTTTGTATGCCGGGTTAATCGAACAAAGCGCCGCGATCCGGCTGTTTTGCCCGTCCAGCGTCACTTCGGTGGTGCGTCAGCACAATCAGGTTGAGGTGACGCTGAACAGCGGTGAACACCTGCAGGCTAAAATGCTGGTGGCAGCCGACGGTGCGGTTTCAACCTGTTGCGAACAGGTCGGCATGGCACTGGCCGAGCATGATTTCGGCCAGGTGGCCGTGATTGCCAACGTGGTTGCCAGTGAAGCGCATCAGGGACGTGCCTTTGAGCGCTTCACCGAGCACGGTCCGGTGGCTTTGCTGCCGATGCGTGATAATCGTCTGTCTCTGGTATGGTGTCTGCCGCCACAACTGGCCGAACAGGTGATGGCGCTCGATGATGCCGCTTTCATGGCGCAATTGCAGCAGGCGTTTGGCTGGCGGCTGGGCGCGTTTGTCAAAGCGGGTAAACGCAGCGCTTATCCGCTGCTGCTGCGCCACCGTGAGCAGAATGTCTCTCACCGGTTTGCGATTGTCGGTAATGCCGCGCAGACACTGCATCCCATCGCGGGGCAGGGATTTAATCTTGGTATCCGCGATGTAGCCTCTCTGGCCGAAGAGCTGACCCGAGGTGATGAACTGGGCAGTTACGCGCAGTTGCACCGTTTTAGTCAGCGCCGTGCCGCGGATCGTCAGCACACCATTACGCTGACCTCGGCTCTGGTGCACCTGTTCTCAAATGATTTACTGGCACTGCGTATCGGCCGTAATCTTGGCCTGGCAGCGATGGATAATCTGCCGCTGCTGAAATCTCCGTTACTGCGCCGCACTCTGGGCGTAGTGAATCGATAA
- the rpiA gene encoding ribose-5-phosphate isomerase RpiA, which translates to MTQDEMKKAAGWAALKYVEKGSIVGVGTGSTVNHFIDALGSIKDDIKGAVSSSVASTEKLKGLGIEVFDCNDVISLDIYVDGADEINPQREMIKGGGAALTREKIVAAIADKFVCIVDGSKAVDVLGEFPLPVEVIPMARSYVARQLVKLGGDPVYREGVVTDNGNIILDVYNMRITNPKVLEADINAIAGVVTNGLFAHRGADVVITGTPEGAKIAE; encoded by the coding sequence ATGACTCAAGATGAAATGAAAAAAGCCGCCGGTTGGGCTGCGCTGAAATACGTAGAGAAAGGCAGCATTGTCGGTGTCGGTACCGGCTCGACCGTGAATCACTTCATCGATGCTCTGGGTTCCATCAAAGATGATATTAAAGGTGCCGTCTCCAGCTCTGTTGCATCAACCGAAAAACTGAAAGGCTTAGGCATTGAAGTATTTGACTGCAACGACGTCATCAGCCTGGATATCTATGTCGATGGTGCGGACGAAATCAACCCGCAACGTGAGATGATCAAAGGCGGCGGTGCCGCGCTGACTCGTGAGAAGATCGTGGCAGCGATTGCCGATAAATTTGTCTGTATCGTCGATGGCAGCAAAGCCGTCGATGTGCTGGGCGAATTCCCGCTGCCGGTAGAAGTAATCCCGATGGCGCGCTCTTACGTGGCACGTCAGCTGGTCAAACTGGGCGGTGATCCTGTGTACCGTGAAGGCGTGGTAACGGACAACGGCAATATCATTCTGGATGTATACAACATGCGTATCACCAACCCGAAAGTACTGGAAGCAGACATCAATGCGATCGCCGGTGTGGTCACCAATGGCCTGTTTGCCCACCGTGGTGCCGATGTCGTGATCACCGGTACTCCGGAAGGCGCGAAAATCGCAGAATAA
- a CDS encoding cell division protein ZapA has translation MSNQAVDVEILGKVTRVNCPPGQEESLLTAAQDLDRRLKEMADRTKVTNEVKLLTIAALNICYELQTKQQEKDGQQSEINGRMEKLAASLEEALRKVKPGEL, from the coding sequence ATGAGTAATCAAGCGGTTGACGTTGAAATTTTAGGCAAAGTAACTCGGGTTAACTGTCCACCGGGACAAGAAGAATCATTGTTAACTGCCGCCCAAGACCTCGACCGACGATTGAAAGAGATGGCCGATCGTACTAAGGTAACCAATGAGGTTAAGCTACTGACAATCGCCGCGCTGAACATCTGTTATGAGCTGCAAACCAAGCAGCAGGAAAAAGATGGTCAGCAGTCGGAAATAAACGGGCGAATGGAAAAGCTCGCCGCTTCTCTTGAAGAAGCACTACGTAAAGTCAAGCCAGGAGAGCTGTAG
- a CDS encoding succinate dehydrogenase assembly factor 2, with the protein MYTPEEKARIKWACRRGMLELDVVIMPFFEECFDSLTESEQQDFVSLLECDDPDLFTWVMGHGRSENLGHASMVDKIVAHNLGKVR; encoded by the coding sequence ATGTACACCCCGGAAGAAAAAGCGCGAATCAAATGGGCATGCCGTCGCGGAATGCTGGAGCTTGACGTAGTCATCATGCCATTCTTCGAAGAGTGTTTTGATTCTCTGACTGAATCAGAACAACAAGACTTTGTTTCCCTGCTGGAGTGTGATGATCCGGACTTGTTTACCTGGGTCATGGGTCATGGACGCTCTGAGAATCTCGGCCATGCGTCGATGGTGGACAAGATTGTCGCTCATAACCTCGGCAAAGTCCGTTAA
- the rpoE gene encoding RNA polymerase sigma factor RpoE, whose product MNEQLTDQVLIERVQNGDKQAFNLLVLRYQNKVCNLISRYVSNSGDVADVAQEAFIKAYRAIPTFRGESAFYTWLYRIAVNTAKNHIVAQNRRPPASDVDAEEAEFYESGNALKEISNPENITLSKELKQAVFHAIEALPEDLKTAMTLRELDGLSYEDIAEVMDCPVGTVRSRIFRAREAVEKRIRSLL is encoded by the coding sequence ATGAACGAGCAGCTGACCGATCAAGTGTTGATTGAGCGAGTTCAGAATGGCGATAAGCAGGCATTTAACCTTCTGGTGCTGAGATATCAGAACAAAGTATGCAATCTTATCTCCAGGTATGTGAGCAATTCAGGTGATGTAGCCGACGTAGCGCAGGAAGCGTTTATTAAAGCGTATCGGGCGATCCCCACATTTCGTGGCGAAAGTGCCTTCTATACCTGGCTGTACCGTATTGCTGTCAATACCGCGAAAAATCACATCGTGGCGCAAAACCGCCGCCCGCCGGCAAGCGATGTTGATGCTGAAGAAGCTGAATTTTACGAAAGCGGTAACGCGCTTAAAGAAATATCGAACCCAGAAAACATTACGCTGTCCAAAGAGTTAAAGCAGGCGGTGTTTCATGCGATAGAAGCGTTACCTGAAGATTTAAAAACCGCGATGACGTTACGCGAGCTTGATGGCTTGAGTTACGAAGATATCGCAGAAGTCATGGATTGCCCCGTAGGTACGGTGCGTTCTCGTATCTTCCGTGCTCGTGAAGCGGTAGAAAAGAGAATCCGTTCTCTTTTATAG
- the ilvN gene encoding acetolactate synthase small subunit produces the protein MRHIISLLLENQPGALSRVVGLFSQRGYNIETLNVSPTDDETLSRLNITTTSNEMQLEQIQKQLHKLIDVLKVQEVTEFEHIERELMLVKVKASGFARAEVKRTADIFRGQIVDVTASQYTVQLAGSSDKLDAFIDAIAEVTDVIEVARSGVVGIARGERALRG, from the coding sequence ATGAGACATATTATTTCACTACTACTAGAAAACCAGCCGGGTGCTTTGTCTCGTGTTGTTGGCTTGTTCTCGCAGCGTGGTTACAACATTGAAACCCTCAATGTGTCGCCAACGGATGATGAGACCTTATCGCGTCTTAACATCACCACCACTTCCAATGAGATGCAGCTTGAGCAGATTCAGAAGCAGCTGCACAAGCTGATTGATGTGCTGAAAGTGCAGGAAGTGACCGAGTTTGAACATATCGAACGTGAACTGATGCTGGTTAAGGTCAAAGCCAGTGGCTTTGCCCGCGCCGAAGTGAAACGAACCGCTGATATTTTCCGTGGTCAGATTGTTGATGTGACCGCTTCACAATACACCGTCCAGTTGGCCGGCAGCAGTGATAAGCTTGATGCGTTCATCGACGCGATTGCGGAAGTGACCGATGTAATAGAAGTGGCGCGTAGTGGTGTGGTGGGCATTGCCCGCGGTGAGCGTGCGCTGCGCGGTTAA
- a CDS encoding YbaK/EbsC family protein has product MNNSQRTPLTEYLDQQQVAYRLLPHHSEAQTIEDAAHQRGITPAQMVKCILLRDMSDRFALACTPGDRSVDPKKVRALLNWRRMTCVDLSQVEAITGYRIGTVTPLLLRTAMPIIFDHAICAHHMVTISSGSLMVGIGLAPNDLIQLCQPQFAHIQRD; this is encoded by the coding sequence ATGAATAACTCACAGCGCACCCCGCTCACTGAGTATCTCGACCAGCAGCAGGTGGCCTATCGCCTGCTGCCTCACCACAGCGAAGCTCAGACAATCGAAGATGCCGCGCATCAGCGTGGTATCACCCCTGCCCAAATGGTGAAATGCATCCTGCTGCGCGATATGAGTGATCGATTTGCCCTGGCCTGTACACCAGGCGATCGCAGCGTGGATCCGAAAAAGGTCCGGGCTCTGCTCAACTGGCGCCGTATGACCTGTGTTGATCTCAGTCAGGTGGAAGCGATCACCGGTTACCGGATCGGAACCGTGACCCCGCTCTTGCTGCGCACCGCGATGCCGATCATTTTTGATCATGCCATCTGTGCGCACCACATGGTCACGATCAGCAGCGGATCGTTAATGGTCGGGATCGGCCTGGCACCCAACGATCTGATTCAACTTTGCCAGCCACAGTTTGCACATATTCAACGTGATTAA